The following are encoded in a window of Peromyscus leucopus breed LL Stock chromosome X, UCI_PerLeu_2.1, whole genome shotgun sequence genomic DNA:
- the Rtl4 gene encoding retrotransposon Gag-like protein 4 → MEKCTESPPTLKAGPSFLRRDNLILQPQMQHPTDDNPTLRGQVLPAPDTPVMSLPHSGDHLPQFHDESTSVTGFLARVTTYLTALKISNPADDARVKHFFDYLSQQMQSCDIVSESNQSNLLKQYENFVLELQQSCGEPMKQEIIPPINVKVDSRDNSQQDATTFEGFAQNLSDSETSQNDQFQKGQADPTHEEEITDIMGNLPDLITQCIQLDKNYKDRPELLQSESQVPIFASTTKHQSFFSPKGPLPKHEPKQFQGAQLPVTPAKRARQQETQLCLYCSQAGHFTRECLAKRSRTPARRKM, encoded by the coding sequence ATGGAGAAATGTACAGAATCCCCACCTACCTTAAAGGCAGGGCCTTCCTTTTTGAGAAGAGACAATCTGATTCTGCAGCCACAAATGCAGCATCCAACTGATGATAACCCCACTTTAAGAGGGCAAGTTTTACCTGCTCCAGATACTCCAGTGATGTCTCTACCCCACTCAGGTGACCATCTCCCTCAATTTCATGATGAGTCAACCAGTGTCACAGGGTTTCTTGCTCGTGTGACTACCTATTTGACAGCTCTCAAGATTTCCAATCCTGCAGATGATGCCCGAGTCAAGCATTTTTTTGACTACCTATCCCAGCAAATGCAAAGTTGTGACATCGTATCTGAGTCCAACCAGAGTAATCTATTGAAACAATATGAAAACTTTGTTCTTGAGTTACAGCAGTCATGTGGTGAACCCATGAAACAAGAAATTATCCCTCCTATCAATGTTAAGGTTGACAGTAGAGACAACTCTCAGCAGGATGCTACTACTTTTGAAGGGTTTGCTCAAAATCTGAGTGATAGTGAGACCAGTCAGAATGACCAGTTCCAAAAGGGACAAGCTGACCCCACCCATGAAGAAGAAATCACAGATATAATGGGCAATCTACCAGATTTGATCACTCAGTGCATTCAGCTGGACAAAAACTACAAAGACAGGCCAGAACTCCTACAGTCAGAAAGTCAGGTTCCAATATTTGcttccacaaccaagcaccaatCCTTCTTCAGCCCCAAAGGTCCACTACCCAAGCATGAGCCCAAGCAATTTCAGGGAGCCCAAttgcctgtcaccccagccaAGAGAGCCCGCCAGCAAGAAACTCAGTTATGTCTCTACTGTAGCCAGGCTGGTCACTTTACAAGAGAATGCCTTGCTAAACGTTCTCGAACTCCAGCAAGGAGAAAAATGTAG